One window of Paenibacillus albicereus genomic DNA carries:
- the pfkA gene encoding 6-phosphofructokinase, translating to MSAVKSIAVLTSGGDSQGMNAAVRAVVRSALYHGLDVYGVQRGYQGLINDDLRPMDLRSVGDIIQRGGTILQTARCKEFMTPEGQQKGAEVLRERGIDGLVVIGGDGSYQGANKLSKLGIKTMGLPGTIDNDIPFTDFTIGFDTAVSIVVDAINKLRDTMTSHERSSIVEVMGRHCGDIALYAGLASGAETILVPEVPYDLDEVSRRMQDNFRLGKRHSIIVVAEGAGKGQDVADHITGCCGIDPRVTVLGHIQRGGAPTHNDRVLASQLGDFAVRQLMAGESAKSCGIIKGELTATDIDLVVNTKKPFNMDMYNLALRLSQ from the coding sequence ATGTCAGCAGTCAAATCCATCGCCGTCCTTACGAGCGGCGGAGATTCCCAAGGGATGAACGCGGCGGTGCGCGCCGTCGTGCGCAGCGCGCTTTATCACGGCCTGGACGTATACGGCGTGCAGCGCGGCTATCAGGGCTTGATCAACGATGACCTGCGCCCGATGGACCTGCGCAGCGTCGGCGACATCATCCAGCGCGGCGGCACGATCCTGCAGACGGCCCGCTGCAAGGAGTTCATGACTCCGGAGGGCCAGCAGAAGGGCGCCGAGGTGCTGCGCGAGCGCGGCATCGACGGACTCGTCGTCATCGGCGGCGACGGCTCGTACCAAGGAGCCAACAAGCTGAGCAAGCTCGGCATCAAGACGATGGGGCTGCCGGGCACCATCGACAACGACATTCCGTTCACAGACTTCACGATCGGCTTCGATACGGCGGTCAGCATCGTCGTCGACGCCATCAACAAGCTGCGCGATACGATGACGTCGCATGAGCGCTCCTCGATCGTCGAGGTCATGGGACGCCACTGCGGCGACATCGCCCTGTACGCGGGACTGGCGAGCGGAGCGGAGACGATCCTCGTGCCGGAAGTTCCTTACGATCTGGACGAGGTCTCCCGCCGCATGCAGGACAACTTCCGCCTCGGCAAGCGCCACAGCATCATCGTCGTGGCCGAAGGCGCAGGCAAGGGGCAGGACGTAGCCGACCACATCACGGGCTGCTGCGGCATCGATCCGCGCGTCACGGTGCTGGGCCACATCCAGCGCGGAGGCGCGCCGACGCACAACGACCGCGTGCTGGCGAGCCAGCTCGGCGACTTCGCCGTGCGCCAGCTCATGGCGGGCGAGTCGGCCAAGTCCTGCGGCATCATCAAAGGCGAGCTGACGGCGACGGACATCGACCTCGTCGTCAACACCAAGAAGCCGTTCAACATGGACATGTACAACCTGGCCCTTCGTCTGTCCCAATAA
- a CDS encoding DUF3906 family protein: MFLYKIELQLPEGKQAHLIVLAASDEKAFSYVESHAQRHFLHTPELQSIAIIEKKRPEPGSGYLIEG, from the coding sequence TTGTTCCTGTACAAAATCGAGCTGCAGCTGCCGGAAGGCAAGCAGGCGCATCTGATCGTGCTCGCGGCGAGCGACGAGAAGGCGTTCTCCTACGTCGAAAGCCATGCGCAGCGGCATTTCCTGCATACGCCTGAGCTCCAGTCGATCGCCATCATCGAGAAGAAGCGGCCCGAGCCGGGCAGCGGCTATCTGATCGAAGGCTGA